The sequence GCCGCTGAATTGACAGCTCCGCTCCGGGCCGGCTTGTGGCTGTTCCATGGAGCTGCTGCGGACTCGCCAGGAATTGAAGGAGTACCTCCGTCAACGATCCGGAAACATCGAGCGCAGCGCGCTTGTTCCAACGATGGGCTATCTCCACGAAGGTCATCTGCAACTCATTCGCCAGGCTCGCCAATACGCTGAGCAGGTCGCGCTTTCCATTTTCGTCAACCCGTTGCAGTTTAACAATCCAGAGGACTTCGCTCGCTACCCGCACGATCTGCAGCGCGATCTGCAACTGGCCCGCGAGACTGGCGCCGACCTGGTTTTCGCGCCCACAGTCGAGGAAATGTATCCTGATCCTGCGCCTGTCCTTCAACTCTCAATGTCGCCGCTCGACCAGACGATGGAAGGTCGCTACCGTCCCGGCCATTTTCCAGGAGTTATGTTAGTCGTAGCGCGCTTACTGCATCTGCTGAATCCGGATTTTGCCTTCTTTGGCAAGAAGGACTACCAGCAGTTTCGCATTGTCGAACGGATGGTACGCGATCTGGAAATGTCGGTAGAGGTCATCGGTTGCGAGACAGTGCGTGATGCCGCTGGCCTTGCGTTGAGTTCGCGCAACGCACGCCTGAGCGAACGCGGACTGGAACATGCGCGGTTGATCTACCGAGCGTTGAAGATCGGCGAAAAGAGCTGGCGTGAAGGCATACGCGATGCCGCAGATCTGACCGA is a genomic window of Leptospirales bacterium containing:
- the panC gene encoding pantoate--beta-alanine ligase; this translates as MELLRTRQELKEYLRQRSGNIERSALVPTMGYLHEGHLQLIRQARQYAEQVALSIFVNPLQFNNPEDFARYPHDLQRDLQLARETGADLVFAPTVEEMYPDPAPVLQLSMSPLDQTMEGRYRPGHFPGVMLVVARLLHLLNPDFAFFGKKDYQQFRIVERMVRDLEMSVEVIGCETVRDAAGLALSSRNARLSERGLEHARLIYRALKIGEKSWREGIRDAADLTEIVRDVIESGVQNKVEYVSLADCGDLSELVLAPEHGPFLIATAVYCEGVRLIDNLEAGAES